In Toxoplasma gondii ME49 chromosome X, whole genome shotgun sequence, a single genomic region encodes these proteins:
- a CDS encoding hypothetical protein (encoded by transcript TGME49_214980), with the protein METGEVLVLSRRELAPCSSSSSLASVALLPPTRERKGAKLGTPSTVEKKKKRKDPRTETQTGPVQSVETAVSSCEFVDSPDKSGVPAASSLKTPSGSRMSSKRVARGRGRALGAGEDERLVQVFSPEPVHVAVSSGRERGNEGQTQEDRGQGDPHASAPQSTQRTPEDDGQKQANRGTSRNRRRKEERGGDEAMNLTSAPVDNSEEAADSATVAVSSHVSGSSSASSHNKNSRRCPDSPSLCAVAASETALGVHVSGRCRVSADSAQEGPKEGKGRARKGRKESQGGVRRNAGSDRDEKKKEEKGDAARENLSRASLCSASLVPPKERKEEEKHGRESAVSPADAGEAKPKKGLEEQEKRRDKHGKTKKKSSKKDGLPSGSAGTSRSRKVEKKGEEREDREEQSESTQPGEETATGEKPRALSRSVLDGEPQGDKKKKKPECSTPPLRPAQPAKLGVEKTQTSRDTKKRNDRRSTEGVSSLSPSFSPAFTTLSPARTSRSLPSSSLGREEEKEEASARYEPPSVWGCVPTRHSEPRMGVSLCTPLGSIRFGGLSSALSASTSFLLQSLVQRQEAARQMKTIEGGGSAQGPEGESQPFVEASAAPSCPSGAPSRMHKPQEGGDENREGQKPPERDGMTQGLRPRAGSSELERTEIPKEKGAKTLFFSRRDGTLDSFFYLLGSMPNSSSTAPASAASSRPPSAVVSSPLQDVRQDAGKDRDSPAGEAGEKSEAAPVSPTSFLLGLLTRRSSGRGVPAESVGEGTGRKGQAGLETPPPGRLPLSVLLAPESGGGGIATQKTNVRGYEGMDETQNLEPFKSVSSVATHKAQDPVSVRKTNSIDTEAKAVVGPSATATCGLQTLDMRTLGSSRNAAPLRVQPAGPLLSPSVPYAGAQASPSTQASTGGLLAVPSTLEFPLGRTKSAPSGSISALQSISLLPVVRLEVASPPGGHPGRGREEQRGRAFESQRCEDQRESHRHALAQGIPSSPSSTSSRSSSVFVVGSRGSVDRRGADMSRRILPASLVAEGAGNVQAQSACKDRRRAGIRRSASVETVVETETRERAARRKEGRVVEKVAVKAETAKAGSREFAAPSFMAIPFPHEVPPPPFLRM; encoded by the exons ATGGAGACCGGCGAGGTTTTGGTTCTTTCTCGGAGGGAGTTGGCgccttgttcctcttcttcttctctggcttCCGTTGCGCTCCTGCCTCCAACTCGAGAGCGAAAAGGGGCGAAGCTCGGGACTCCGAGCACGgtagagaaaaagaagaagcgcaaaGACCCTCGGACTGAAACCCAGACGGGACCTGTGCAGTCCGTCGAGACTGCGGTGTCATCCTGTGAATTTGTCGATTCCCCTGACAAAAGTGGTGTGCCCGCAGCGTCTTCCTTGAAGACGCCTTCCGGCTCTCGTATGTCCTCGAAGCGCGTGGCGCGTGGCCGCGGCCGCGCCCTAGGAGCCGGTGAAGACGAGAGGCTCGTCCAAGTTTTTTCCCCTGAGCCAGTCCATgtggctgtctcttctggcCGCGAGAGGGGCAACGAAGGCCAGACACAGGAAGACAGGGGACAAGGAGACCCGCACGCGTCAGCGCCTCAGTCAACGCAGCGGACTCCAGAAGATGACGGTCAGAAACAAGCGAATCGAGGAACGTCTCGGAACAGACGACG caaggaagaacgaggaggagacgaggcaaTGAACCTTACGTCTGCGCCTGTCGACAACAGCGAGGAAGCTGCAGATTCCGCGACTGTCGCTGTATCAAGTCATGTTTCCGGCTCGTCTTCAGCCTCAAGTCATAACAAGAACTCTCGACGCTGTCCGGATTCCCCCTCCCTTTGCGCTGTTGCGGCCTCTGAGACTGCATTGGGAGTTCATGTTTCGGGTCGCTGTCGAGTGTCCGCAGACAGCGCTCAGGAGGGGCCGAAGGAGGGGAAGGGAAGAGccaggaaggggagaaaagagagtcAGGGTGGCGTGAGACGGAACGCTGGCTCCGAccgcgacgagaagaagaaggaagagaaaggagacgcggcGAGGGAGAACCTGTCCCGCGCGTCGTTGTGTTCCGCCTCGCTGGTTCCTCCGAAGGAgcggaaggaggaagagaaacacggtAGAGAATCGGCTGTGTCACCAGCCGACGCCGGAGAGGCGAAACCCAAGAAAGGACTggaagagcaggagaaacggagggaTAAGCatggaaaaacgaagaaaaagtcgAGTAAGAAAGACGGGCTTCCGTCTGGAAGCGCTGGGACGAGCAGAAGCCGGAAAGttgaaaagaaaggcgaagaaagggaagacagagaagagcagagcgaGTCGACGCAGCctggcgaggagacggcgacaggagagaaaccgagggCACTGTCGAGGTCCGTTCTAGACGGGGAGCCGCAGGGCGataagaaaaagaagaagcctgAATGCTCGACACCACCGCTGCGTCCTGCGCAGCCTGCGAAACTGGGCGtagaaaaaacgcaaacgtCTCGCGATAccaagaaaaggaacgaCAGGCGAAGCACCGAAGGCGTATCTTCGTTGTCGCCATCTTTCAGTCCGGCGTTCACGACCCTGTCGCCCGCCAGgacttctcgttctcttccttcgtcttccttgggtcgcgaagaagagaaagaagaggcgagcgCCAGATACGAACCCCCGAGTGTGTGGGGTTGTGTCCCCACGAGGCACAGCGAACCGCGGATGggggtgtctctctgcacccCGTTGGGCTCCATTCGTTTCGGCGGCCTGTCAAGTGCTCTGAGTGCGTCGACgagcttccttctccagagTTTGGTTCAGAGACAAGAAGCCGCGAGGCAGATGAAGACGATTGAAGGCGGCGGGTCTGCTCAAGGCCCAGAAGGAGAAAGTCAGCCTTTTGTGGAGGCCAGCGCAGCCCCCAGCTGCCCCAGCGGAGCGCCGAGCCGTATGCACAAACCCcaggaaggcggagacgaaaATCGTGAAGGACAAAAgcctccagagagagacgggatGACACAGGGGCTTCGCCCGCGGGCCGGGAGCTCCGAATTAGAGCGAACGGAGATTCCGAAGGAGAAGGGTGCCAAGACATTGTTCTTTTCACGAAGAGATGGAACTCTGGACTCATTCTTCTACCTTCTCGGATCGATGCCTAACTCGTCCTCTACCGCTCCCGCCTCCGCCGCTTCGTCCCGGCCGCCTTCCGCCGTGGTTTCTTCCCCGCTGCAGGATGTCCGCCAGGATGCAGgtaaagacagagacagtccAGCAGGAGAGGCTGGCGAGAAGTCGGAAGCGGCCCCTGTCTCCCCCACGAGCTTCCTGCTGGGGCTCCTGACCCGGCGCTCGTCGGGGCGCGGCGTACCCGCGGAGTCAGTCGGCGAGGGGACAGGTCGAAAGGGACAAGCGGGGTTGGAGACGCCACCTCCTGGGCGCCTGCCTCTGTCTGTGCTGCTGGCTCCAGAGTCGGGGGGTGGAGGCATTGCGACTCAGAAGACGAATGTGCGTGGGTACGAGGGCATggacgagacgcagaaccTGGAACCGTTCAAGAGTGTGTCGTCAGTTGCAACGCATAAGGCCCAGGATCCAGTTTCGGTGAGGAAAACCAACTCAATCGATACAGAGGCCAAGGCTGTGGTGGGGCCGAGTGCGACAGCGACATGTGGTTTGCAGACTCTCGACATGCGGACTTTGGGGTCCTCTCGGAACGCTGCGCCGCTTCGGGTGCAGCCAGCCGggcctctgctgtctccgtctgtcccCTACGCCGGTGCGCAGGCGTCGCCTAGCACCCAGGCATCCACGGGGGgccttctcgctgttcccTCGACCCTTGAGTTTCCTCTGGGGAGAACAAAGTCTGCACCGTCTGGAAGCATTTCTGCTCTCCAGTCtatttctcttctccctgtcgTCCGTCTAGAGGTTGCGTCCCCGCCGGGAGGTCACCCGGGCCGAGgtcgagaagagcagagaggcagagcctTCGAGTCTCAACGTTGTGAGGACCAGCGAGAATCTCACAGACACGCGCTGGCGCAGGGaattccttcctcgccttcttccacttcttcccGCTCCTCCTCCGTGTTCGTGGTCGGAAGCAGAGGCTCGGTGGACCGGAGAGGCGCCGACATGAGCAGGCGAATTCTCCCGGCTTCCTTGGTCGCAGAGGGTGCGGGGAACGTTCAGGCGcaaagcgcatgcaaggaCAGGAGAAGGGCCGGCATTCGGAGAAGCGCCAGTGTAGAGACAgtcgtggagacagagacgcgggAGCGAGCGGCGAGacggaaagaagggagagtcGTTGAGAAGGTGGCGGTCAAAGCAGAGACTGCAAAGGCAGGCTCGAGAGAATTTGCCGCGCCCTCTTTCATGGCCATTCCGTTCCCTCACGAGGTCCCGCCTCCCCCGTTTCTCCGCATGTAG